Sequence from the Streptomyces sp. NBC_00358 genome:
ACTCACCTCCACCCGCACCTGCCCGGCCTCCAGGCTCAGCCGCAGCTCGGCGTCCCGGCCGGGCATCGGCCGTGGGTGACGGCGTTCGCGGCCAGCTCGGCGACGATCAGCTCCACGGTGTCGTGCACCGAACTGCCATAGCCCCAGCCCCAGAGGTCCATCTGGTGGGAGGCGAGGCGGCGGGCGCCGCGCGGGGTGGCGCTGAAGCGGAGGGGGAAGGGGGTCATGGCCCGAAGGTCCCGTTTCGGGATGGCTCTGGCCAGGGATGACGGGCTTACAAACGGCTTCTGTAGGGGTGGCGTCGGGGCTTGTGGGGGCGCTGGGTGTGCGCCCTGCCGCTGCCAGGGCGCACAACGGGTATCGGCAGTTCGGCACGACGCACGTCCACGCCCTTTGGGCGTACCGCGATCTCGCTCATGGCTGCTGGACTCGGCACTGTAAGCGGGGGAGTTGGCTTCGGGCTGGCAGCTGGTTGTGGAGCTATTGCAGGTGCCGCTGGATCTGCAGTCGCGGCCGGCGTCGAGGAGGCGATGAAGCAGGTCGAGGAGCTGAACCGGCTGCTGGCACCGGACGGATGGGGCCTGCGTTCCTACGACTTCCTCTCCGGCCGCCCCATCTACACGCCGGTCCGGGTTCCGCCCACGGGTCCATTGATCGCGCTGCCGCTGAACGACGACGACACGGGCAAGCTCGAGCTGGTCCTCGGGCAAGCCTACAGCCTCCTGGACTGCGCCGGCGAGGAGACCGCACGCGACCTGCTGCGCACAGCGGTCCTGACCCTGCGCCACGACGGCGGCATCTACCACCCCACCCCGGGTGACCGTTGGACGGAGGCCACCTACGAGGCGGTCCTGACGGTGGAACGCGAACTCCTGCCCACCTGCACCCCGGGGGCGAAGGAGGCGCTCTGGCGAACCTTGCAGTCCGTGCTCACCCAGCTCGGGCGCATCGACGTCCAGGACCTCGTGGTCGAAGGCGACTCCCGTCCGCTGCCCAGCATCCCACCGGACTGGCGCACCCAAGCCGCCACGCCCGCGACCCCCATAGTCCGAGGCTTGCGACTGCCCTTCTCCGGCACCGAGTTCGACGTCACCGCCAGGGACTTCACCGACCTGGAGATCCGTGGTTCACAGGACGGCAGCGGGTTCCACTACCTCTACGACACCCGCGCACGCCGGATGATCACCGACTTCGTCCTCGACGACCGGCCGCAGGTAGCGACCTTGTGCAGCGTCACCGTCATCAAGAAGGGCGACACCTTCACGCCGAGGATCAAGCTCTGGAAGAAGGACAAGAGGAAAGCCGAGGAAGTCTCCGCGACGCAGACAGTGCCCGATAGCGGGACCACCCGGGCCGTCAAGGCGCTCGTCGACACCGGGGACGTCCACGAGAACTTCTGGAAAGTCATCAACTTCCTCCAGGGCTGCACCGGCCTGAGCACACCCGGCGACTCCCTCCAGCTCATGGTCGGCGACGAGGCCCACCTGGCTCAGCTGCTGACCGGCCAGGACCGGACGACGGTGCTCGGCGCGGTCAGGACAGCCATCGGCGGCGGACTCACCGAGGAGGACATCCGGCTGATCAGCAACCGCAAGGAACAGCTCCGCAGGTTCGAACGGCTGCTGACCGACCACGACTACTTCCGGAAGGAAGAGAGCCTGGCAACGACACGCGGGGTAGAGGCCGTCTGGCAGGCCTTCTTCGAGACGAACCAGTGGATCTTCGGCTACGGGCTCAACCTCATCGCCTGCGAATCCATCGACGACGGCAAACTGGAACGCATCACCACCGGCGCCAACATCTTCAGCGGAGCCGGGAAACGCATCGACGCCATCATGCGTTCCAAAGGCCTGATCAGCAGCATGCTCTTCTGCGAAATCAAGACCCACGACACGGAGCTGCTCGCCAAGACCCCATACCGCGCGGGCGTCTACCAGGCATCGAAAGAACTGGGCGGCGGCGTGGCGCAGGTGCAGAAGACCGTCAGCAAGGCCCAGCAGCTCATCTCCCACGAGTTCCTCACCCGCATCCACGACGACGACGGCACCCCGACCGGCATCGAACTGTCCACCACCCGGCCCCGGCAGGTCGTGGTGATCGGGAGCCTGCGCGAGTTCACCCATAACGGCGCCGTGAACCCGGAGAAGATCAACTCCTTCGAGCTGTACCGGACATCGATCCAGGACGTCGAGATCATCACCTTCGACGAGCGACCAACAGCTCGGGCGTGAGCCAGCTCTTCGGTTCGCAGAACTTCCAGTCCGCCAGCTCGTGTGCGGAGGCCTCGCCGCCTTCCGGGAAGCTGGTCGCCACCCAGCCGGTGCGCAGCTTCTCCTCGAACTCCACGACGGTGACCAAGCCCCAGCAGTCGATGAGCCCGTCAGCGTAGATGAAGAGGTCGGTGAGGAAATAGTGGCCGCCGTTGCGGATGAAGACGTGCCGCCAGGTGCCGGGTATGCGGACGCCGTCCGCCGTGCGATAGGTGATCCGGTTGCCGATCATCCTGGGATTGTGCCGGAGCGGCCGCTGGTCAGGCCGTGAATCTGCTCCGGACGCTTCCAAAACCTCACTGCCCAGGACCACCCGCATTGAACTGCGGACAGACTTCGGTGAGACAGACGTCGACTGGTCAAGCTTCGGCGAGACAGGACACCCGTCCTTAGCTTCACGGGTTGCCCTTCGGACGCTCTTCGTACGCAACTCGTACGACGTATGTACGCACTTTGTACGGTTGTCGAGGGTAGGGTGGTGGTCTGGAGGTGCTGCATGTCTGAGTTGTTCGATGCGGTGGATGCGCTGGTGGCGTCCCGCTCGTCGTTGCCGCCTGCGGTGGAGCGTAAGCGGCTGCGTACCGCGCATGGCCTGACGTTGGATGAGGTTGCTGCGGCCTTGCAGGTGCGTCGGGCCACGGTGTCCGGCTGGGAGTCGCTGACGAAGCCTACCGAGCCGCGTGGTCCGGAGCGTGAGGCGTATGCGCGGATGCTGCGGCAGCTCGCGGAGCTCTACCCCACCCCGGAAGAGCCGGCCGCCCCGGCACCCACCCCCGTCACTGCTGCGCGCGCCCCGGCGACTTCGGCGCAGGCGCGTCCTGTGTCCACCAGTCCGGCACCCGAAGCTGCGGCCAGGACCGCAACTAAAGACCCCCAGGCCCCTGTTGCCCCCGTCACTGCTGCCCCCGCTGCTCCGGAGGCCGTGCCGCGTCCGTCGCCCACTGCCAGTCCGTCGTCGACGCCGCGTCGTCCGCCCGCACGGAAGGCAGCCCCGGCCGGCACCCCGGCCGCGGACACCGACCCTCGGTTTGTGAACGGGCCGCTGGCGGTCGTCGACGTCGAGGACGGTCAGGTGGTGGCGTACTGCACCGGCGGCCTGGTCCTGGACGTGCCCGCCAAGTCTCTGCCGTCCCTGGTGGACTGGACGCTGAAGGAGGCGAAGCTCGGCCAGCCGAGGCTGTCCGGCCCCGGCAAGGACGGCGATCCGCTGCTCGTCCTCACTGAGGCCGCCCTGGAGCGCTACGGTCTGCCCGTCGCCCTCGGCGACGAGGAGCGTCTCGCCGGGCGGATCCCGGAGAGTCACAAGGTCGTCAGGCAGCTCGTACGTGCGGAGTGGAAGCTGACCAAGCGCGGGTTGGGGCCGTGGGCGAGGATCTACCGCCCTGCGCAGGGTTCGGACCGTCAGTGCGTGCAGCTGTGTATTCCGTCGTGGCATGCGCTGGGCACCCGGCATTGGGGCGAGGTGGGGCAGCTGGCGCCGGCGGAACTTGCCCGCGTCCTGGGCGTGTTCGCCTCTCAGGTGATGACGCCCCGCGGATCGACGGCGGTGACCGGCCTGGAGCTGATGACCGCGCTGCACCCGCCGACTCGGGCCTCCGATCCGGATGTCGACGGCAAGCGGCACTCCGAGCACAATCCCGGCAGTCTGGGCCGGGACCCGGTCGACCCGGCGCCGTGCGAGGCCCCCGACGGCCACCCCCTCCTCAAGGACCTGCCGCGCTTCCACGTCCGCGGCCCCGGGGAGAAGCTGTTCGAGGAGGCCTACGACTGGGCGCGGCCGATGACGGATGCCGAGTGCACCCTGCGACATCTGGTCGGCATCGACGTCAACATGGCCTTCGCCGCCGGCGCCAACGGCCTGACCGTCGGCCTCGGCGTGCCCACGCACGTACAGGCGCCCGTGTTCGACGCGAAGCTGCCCGGCTCCTGGCTGGTCGACCTCTCCCACGTGGACCTGTCGAGGGTGAAGGTCGGCAAGGACAAGTGGGCAGACCTGGACGCGAGTCTGCTGCCCAGCCCGTTCACGCCGAAGGGCGACCGGCCCGAAGGGCCGGCCTGGTACGCAACACCCACCATCGCCTACGCGCAGGAGCTCGGCTACGACGTCACGCCGGTCGAGGCCTGGGTGCGGCATGAGAATGGCCGTTATCTGGACGGCTGGTACAACCGGCTGCGTGACGCGTACCTCGCCACGATGGCCGACCTCGGCGTCTACGCCGACCTGTCGCCGGAGGATTTCCTGGCGGCGATGGACGGCTACAAGCAGCGTGACCCGGAGTTGGCGATCGTCGTCTCGGCCATCAAGGCGACGGTGAAGGGCGGCCTGGGCAAGCTGCGCGAGCGTCCGCGTGGGGAGGGCTGGCGGCCGGGCGAGCCGTGGCGGGCCCTGTCCCGTCCGACGTGGAGGCCGGACATCCGCGCGGCGGTCATCTCCCGCACCCGGATCAACCTGCACCGCAAGATCGTCAAGCACGCGGCGTTCACCGGCCAGTACCCGGTGGCGGTCCTGTCCGACTGCGTCGTCTACGCGGCAGGCGGGCCCTCCCCGCTGGACTTCCTGCCCTACCGGGATGGAAAGCCGCTCCCGGGCGGCTTCAAGCTCGGCATCAACCCGGGCCTGGTCAAGCACGAGGGCACCCAGAGCGTGCTGTGGGGTGAGGAGGTCCGCGAGCGGTTCAACGCACCGGAACTTAATCTCGCCCGGTACATCAAGGACGGCACCGTCACCGACGCCGACAATGGCGAATAGGGGAGTGGGCAGGCGATGAGCATGTTCGGGGACGGCCTGGACGCCGCGGTGCAAAAGGCGTTCACCCGCCCCGCACCCAAGTCCGCGGGCCCGCAGATGCGGTACATGGTCAAGCAGCTCGGCGGCACGAAAGCGGTCGCCGAACTGCTCGGCGTGTCCCAGCGGCAGGTGGAGCGGTACGTAGCGGGCACAGCCAAGAAGCCGCGCCCCGACCTCGCCGCCCGCCTGGAGCGCGAGGTAATCAAGCGCTGGCAGCCGCAGATCCGGGCTAAGGCCCGCAAGAAGGCCACGACGACCGGCGGCATCATCATCGACGCCCGCGCCCGCATGGGCTACACCGCGCCGATCGGCTCGACCGACCAGGACCGCATCCGGCACCTGACCGTCGCCCTGCCGCCCCGCTACGCTGCCCGCCTCTTCGACGCCCAAGCGGCTGGCGCAAGCGACACCGAACTCCAGGAGATCGCGGCCGAAGCCCTCAAGGAGGTCTACTTCCAGGACGGCGGCCGCCGCGCCGGCAGCCTGGAAGAGGTCCGGTTCACCGACGTCGAACACCTCGAGTTCGACCTGTAGCAGCCCGCCCCGAACAGGCCGCGAGCCCGGCCCAGTTGGTCCGGGCTCGCTTGCGTATCCGTGGGGGCTCGGATGTTCATGCACACGTGCCGTGTCCAACGACCGCGGCCTCCACCAGCCACCGCCCGAGGTGAGTACCTAATCCTGATCTATGCATGACAAATGCCTTCCAGGGGCGCGTGTAGAGATCGGGGATGCAGGTTGCACACGAACGTCCCGAGCGTCGTCGCCGACAAGTGCCTGCGGGACTACGGACAGTTGATCAGCCCATAATCGGATTCAGTGCCGAGCGACCCGGCACATCGCACCCGCCCCGGGTGCGCTCACCGCGATCGGAGAGCATCGTGAAGAACAGCGCGTTGTGGCGAGTGGTTGACAACGAGAGTGGTAGCCAGTCCATCGTCAGCACGCCCTCCGAGGCGGTCGTGTTCGTCAACAGCCGGTTCGACACCGATGACGACGAGCCGTTCAGCATCACCGAGGTCGGTCCTCTCCTTCCGAAGCCGCTCGGGGTCATCACTGCATGGGCCGCCGAGAAGGACGGCGAGCGAACCGACGGACGTACTGCGCCGATCACCATCAGGCCGGTTGTGACGGACAACGCCAGCGAGTGCGAAGACGTCGTGCTCTGGGGCGACGTATATGTCTCCTGGGACCACGACATGTACACCGTCGAGGAGCCGGAGAGCTCCGAGTACAGCGAGGCTTACAGCGCAGCCGAGTTGAGCGCGATCCTCGACGAGTACGCCGACGACTACGAGTACGCGCCTGAAGGGCCTGAAGGGCCTGACAGCCACAGGTGGCCGAAACCGGAAGAGTTGATCACCTACGGCGCCCAGGAGTGTGCCAAGCGGTTCGGGCACCTCGACGACGACGCCCTGCTGTGGCTGGCCGCCACCCGCATCACGCTCGCGGTGTGGCGCAACACACCCGTCGAGAACTGGCATGCCGGGAAGAGTCCGCTGCACGACGGCACAATGATGCGGATCAACACGGCAACCACCCGACTCGTGCGCTCGATGCTGTCGTTCGACCATGTCGACTGGATCGCTGTCGGTCTCGCGATCGTCAACCCGTCTCGGGTTCTACCGACCGCGCAGTCTGTGCTCGAGCTTGGGCTGTCCTGCCACAACCCTGACGACCCGGCGCACGAGGTTGATCCGCGAGAAGAACTCGCGGAGATGGCACAGGTCGCGATCTCATGGGGGCGAAGGTACTGCCTTTACGAGAAGGAGTTCGGCCTGCGAACCCTGATCGAATCCTTCTGCGCGTCCGACAACGGCTGGTTCGGAGCTCCGAGTTGGGGGCGCATCGTCGATCGGTTCCTTACGGCTGTCGACGACCGGAAGAATGCGCACTGGCGCATGCACCGGGACAAGCCTTGGTTCGACGATTGGTTCACCAACCGCCCGGCCGACATTGCGGACACCACGGAATTTCGTCGGCTGCTCCATGCCGGGCCCGACCTGCTGTCCGAGGAGGCCGCCGAATGGTGCGTGGACGGTGCCATCGGCTACGTCTGCCCGGACGACCACGCAAACGGCTGCCCGCGGTGCGGTATCCCGCTGGCAACGGAGTCCTCAAACGAGTGACGGCAGTGGCCAGCGATTCTCAATCCCGTGCCAGTTCGGCCAGTCACATGACACCGCGACTGAGAAAATGACACGGGATCTGAGAACATGAGAGCTTTTACCCGTCCCGCGCCGAAATCCGCAACAGCCCAGATGAAATTCCTCCTCACGCGGGCGCAGGGCTCGACCACCGATCTCGCCCACCTCCGTGCAGCAGATCCTGGACCTCCAGGAGGCCGGAGCGACGGAGGAAGACCTGCATCCCCTCGTCGTGGAGGCCATCACCGAGTCGTATTTCACTGAGTGGGGCACTCGCGCCCATGGTCTGCGTGCGGATTTTTACGCACGTTCAAGCTGTGGATTTCCTGTTCTGACGCAGTCGAATCCCAGCCTGCTATAAAGAAATCCGGCGGGTAGCCTCAGAAGCGTTCTGGCGGCGGTCCGCTCTGATTTCTCACCACGAATGCGAGGTCGAAGACGACCAGGATATGGCTGCCCGACGGCGGTACCCGCAGACCGCTCACCCTGCCCCGCCGTCACCGGGTCATGGACGCCGGCGCTGTTGCGGCGGCCCTCGAGGAAGCGCGGCTCGATGCCCGGCAGGCGTCCCGGCACGAGGACCCGGCCGACGACGTCCGGGGCCCGGCGGAGCTCGCGGACTGGGAGTTGTGTCCACCAGCTGCTCGCCGACGCCGTCCCGGGCACCGTCTACGACTCGACGACGTGTTCGGCGCGGCCCGCGCCCACTCATCGCCCAGTCTGCTCAGGCGTTGCCCCAGGCTTCGAGGAAGCGTGTGCGGTCGTCCGTCCGCCGGCTGGCGAGTAGAACGTGCCAGGCACTGGTCTCAGCGTCGCGCAGCCACAGCCGCCCCAGGTACCGACTTCCGCCGGTGAACGTGTCACGCGCCAATGCGTCACCGAGCACGTCGGCTACAGCGTCGCGCTGTTGGTCGGAGAGTTCTCCCAGAAAGCTGAGTACGCGGTCTGCGATGCCTCCCTCGTTGCTTTCAAGAATGCGCTCGAAGAACGGACCACCCGCGTTGCCGGGATCGATGTAGAGAGCGGCGTCACCTCCCGCCTGCCCCAAGGAACGCCAGAACTCAGCACCATCGGGCGTGCCTGGCAAGGGAAGCGCGGCAAAGAGGTCGGCCAGATGTCCGTTGGCCGCTTGATCGTAAGAGACGTCGCAGGCCGCGGCAGACGCGATCCTCGCAACGTGCCCAGTACTCAGTCCCTCTTCCGGCCAGTCCAGTGGGGTGTTGAGTTCCTGAACAAGGTGCTGGGCCAGTTCGTCGTCCTTGCCCAGGAAGTGCCTGACGATCACGTGTTCCCCCCAGTTCCAGCTGGCGTGCACCGGCTCACCAGTCTGCCCAACAGGGCGGTGATCCGCCGGGGCCTGCAGACAACGTCCGGAAAATGCTTGCACCACAGCTATCACGACCACCGACAGCGTTGCCCAGGCCGAGCTCGCCGCCGAAGCCGCGGCCGCCGCAGACCGCCGTACGCGAGGCGTAGCGGATCGTCCGCGCGCCGACGAAGGCTCGGCGCCCTGAAACAGACCGGCCCCACGATGGGGACGAAGCCATCCGTGAGGAGCTCACCCCCGCCCAAGACAGCGCCCGTGCCTGCCGCATGAATGGGCGATGACCGGCCGTATCCAGACCACTGACGGCCTGAGCACCAAGAGACCGCATCGCGGGCGATGCCTGGTACCCGTCGAGCAGGCCGGGCCTGGACCTCAAAAGTTGGCGAGGCGTATGTCGTAGCATTCATCGCACATGTCCGATTCCGGGACTATGGCTGGACTCAACCGGTCGTTCCCACACCACTCGCAGATCCCTTCCCAGTCGCTGCCGCACCCGAAGCAGATGTACGAGTCTGCGGCGGGATAGCCCAGGGTGCGCACCGGAACAATGGCCGAGGCGGCGCAGGCCGGGCAGGTGGCCAGGTCGTTGCCACCCTGCTTGATGGTGATGTGCCGGTTCTCGCCGGTGAACTCCCAGGCTGCTTCATCTCCGGTGCCGTACGCCTTGTCGCAGAAGAAGCACTTCAGGTCGCGGGCGCCGCCGTCGAGGACCACGGCGTACTGCCCGCAGGAGCGGCAGGCGGTGGTGGAGTGTTCATGGCCGGCGAGCTGGCCGGATATGGACTTCTGTCGCTGGGTGACGAAGTCGGTGAGGTGTTTCAACTGGCCGCGGACTTCGTCCATCTGCCGTGCTGCCTCCCAGTCTGCGGTGTACGGCAGGACGTCGTGGTTCACGAAGTCGAAGAGCAGGGTCAGGACGGGGAGGGTACGGGTCTTCACGGCTACGGTGGTGTCGCGCCAGCCGAAGTGCATGAGCCGGTTCCGGAGATCGCCGAGCTCCTTCAAGTCGCGGCTGGCGGGGTCGAGGGTGGTGCTGAGCGTGATGGTTCCGTCCTGGGCGAGAGCGTTGAGACGCTTGATCGCCTCTTTGATGCCGCAGCTGTTGAAATCGCCGCTCTGGTGCTTGCCCTCGTCGTACTCCGTGGGCTTGGTCCACACGAGGTCAGGCTTGTACATCTCGAGGCGCGCCTTGAACAGGGTCTCGGCTGCGCACTGGAGATGAAGGGTGGCGTACTTCAGCTCGCGGGGGACGGGGCTGCCTTCAGCCGCGAGGAAGGTGACAGCACTGACGAGGAAGTCGAGCCCGTTGGTAAGGGGCGGGAAGTGAAAGTCCTTGCCGTCGTCGCGCACTGGGGGGCCTCCGTCGTCCTGGCTACTTCTGTGAGGATCTGCGTCGAGCCGCAGGGCGGTCAACCGGATTCACCGACGTACCCCGGCTGCGACTTCGTTTGCGCCAGAGCCCCGACGACCTGGCGCAGACGCAAGCCGCTTGGAACGCCACCTACCAAGCACTGGCCGCACCCCGCCCCCGCGACACCACCGCCCTGCGCCGCCGCCTGCTGCTCCTGTCCGTACGGCGGTGGTGGCACCCCTACTGGGAGACCGCCCTCAGTGCCGGCGGCCCGGTCCGAGCTGCGCCACCTCGCCCGCGCCCACGGAGCCGCCCGGGCCGCATGACCGGCCGCCCCGGTCGACCAGGAGCACGAGGTTGCGCTGGAGATTGCGCCTATTCGTTGCGCTGAAGGTTGCGCCAAGGGTTGCGCTAGGTGTTGCGCGGCCCCCAGGACCATCTCCGTGTCCGCGCAGGTCACCACGTCGTTTTGCCGTGGTCGGATGGCTGACATCCCCGTTGTGGCTGCTCTGCCCATGTCCCTTGGCTGGAGTGAAGGAGGAAGGGGCGGGCGGGATGGGCGGCGCGGCCGCGGTCGGGGATCGGTTGCGCGCTCAGCCGGTTGCGCGTCGGCCGAGGCCGCCGCGCCTCGCCGCCGTCAACGCGGCTACGACTGCGGATTGTGCTGGATCACTTACGCAGGAGTGATGATTCGTGCTACTCGTCTACGGGGCGATGGAAGCGAGATCGGCGGGGGCGTATGACATCGGACGGCGTGGAGGTACGCACACGGAGGGCGAGCCGCGTTCAGGATGCTGTGCGCATCCTCTTCCTGTTGGATCACTGTCCGCACCCGGATAGCGGGTGCCCGGCCCATCCGGACGCAGTGGCGGTGCTACGCGGGCAGAAGAAGCTCCAGGCGCTCGACTTCTGGCTCCGCAACCCCGATTACCTTGCCGATGAACTGTTGAACGCCGCGGAGGTCGGCCGGAGCGTTCCGGGAGTCAGCCCGGTCGACAGGGCGGCTGCATTGCTGGAAGGCGATGAGCCGGATCTCGAGTCCTATCCCATGATCCGCTGGCGCTATGGCGCCTACGAGTCCCTCGATGACGCTCTGGCCTTGCTGGTCGCGCATGGACTGATCGGTATCGACGCCATCGGGACAGCGCCCGACATCGACCGCTGGGATTACTGCTTGCTGCCGGCGGGCCGACGGGACGCACAGGAGATGCGCTCGCAGGAGCCGGATCTGTCTTGGTACGACGAACGCGCCGCACTGGTGCTGGTACTGGCCGGGGACCGCAGCGGCAGTGCCTTGAAGGAGCTCCAGTACGCGCAGGGTGAGTACGAACGAACCCACATGGGCGCTGACATCGCTGGCATCCTCCCGCACGTCCGGGCCCGTTTGGCAGCGCTGCAGAGCAAGGTGAGCGAGGGGATCGCATGAGTAACTTCACCGAGGCCGTTGCCCGCCGTGCCGGTGTGGACGTCGCGGAGGCCGTAGCAGTGCTCCAGCATCACCGGGTACGGGAGAGCGGCGTGCTGCCGCGACCGCACCGCCTTGCATTGACCTCGATCGAGTTCTCAGGAACCAAGGCAGGCAAGTTCACTGACGACTTCCGCTTCAGTTGGCGGCTTAGCG
This genomic interval carries:
- a CDS encoding Shedu immune nuclease family protein; protein product: MVGDEAHLAQLLTGQDRTTVLGAVRTAIGGGLTEEDIRLISNRKEQLRRFERLLTDHDYFRKEESLATTRGVEAVWQAFFETNQWIFGYGLNLIACESIDDGKLERITTGANIFSGAGKRIDAIMRSKGLISSMLFCEIKTHDTELLAKTPYRAGVYQASKELGGGVAQVQKTVSKAQQLISHEFLTRIHDDDGTPTGIELSTTRPRQVVVIGSLREFTHNGAVNPEKINSFELYRTSIQDVEIITFDERPTARA
- the tap gene encoding telomere-associated protein Tap produces the protein MSELFDAVDALVASRSSLPPAVERKRLRTAHGLTLDEVAAALQVRRATVSGWESLTKPTEPRGPEREAYARMLRQLAELYPTPEEPAAPAPTPVTAARAPATSAQARPVSTSPAPEAAARTATKDPQAPVAPVTAAPAAPEAVPRPSPTASPSSTPRRPPARKAAPAGTPAADTDPRFVNGPLAVVDVEDGQVVAYCTGGLVLDVPAKSLPSLVDWTLKEAKLGQPRLSGPGKDGDPLLVLTEAALERYGLPVALGDEERLAGRIPESHKVVRQLVRAEWKLTKRGLGPWARIYRPAQGSDRQCVQLCIPSWHALGTRHWGEVGQLAPAELARVLGVFASQVMTPRGSTAVTGLELMTALHPPTRASDPDVDGKRHSEHNPGSLGRDPVDPAPCEAPDGHPLLKDLPRFHVRGPGEKLFEEAYDWARPMTDAECTLRHLVGIDVNMAFAAGANGLTVGLGVPTHVQAPVFDAKLPGSWLVDLSHVDLSRVKVGKDKWADLDASLLPSPFTPKGDRPEGPAWYATPTIAYAQELGYDVTPVEAWVRHENGRYLDGWYNRLRDAYLATMADLGVYADLSPEDFLAAMDGYKQRDPELAIVVSAIKATVKGGLGKLRERPRGEGWRPGEPWRALSRPTWRPDIRAAVISRTRINLHRKIVKHAAFTGQYPVAVLSDCVVYAAGGPSPLDFLPYRDGKPLPGGFKLGINPGLVKHEGTQSVLWGEEVRERFNAPELNLARYIKDGTVTDADNGE
- the tpg gene encoding telomere-protecting terminal protein Tpg, yielding MSMFGDGLDAAVQKAFTRPAPKSAGPQMRYMVKQLGGTKAVAELLGVSQRQVERYVAGTAKKPRPDLAARLEREVIKRWQPQIRAKARKKATTTGGIIIDARARMGYTAPIGSTDQDRIRHLTVALPPRYAARLFDAQAAGASDTELQEIAAEALKEVYFQDGGRRAGSLEEVRFTDVEHLEFDL